Proteins encoded within one genomic window of Phycisphaerae bacterium:
- a CDS encoding Hsp70 family protein translates to MSNDEIIVGIDLGTTFSLIAYVDAAGPHIIRDENGDGRVPSVIGVTPGANGAPPQVTIGWTARAHAIENARATVYSVKRLIGKGLEDIRRDLPYLSYAVSAGPRDTVQIEIDGRRYTPEEISALILRALKERAERHLGRPVEKAVITVPAYFDDAQRQATRDAGRAAGLEVVRIVNEPTAAALAYGIGLHRPPPRARAAASPPGHTPLPIPSCPTADAGGVAAHAGQTVAVYDLGGGTFDISILRLEDGVFQVLSTAGDTHLGGDDFDRAIINLVTEEVHAQYGVSITAPATKQALRTLAEAVKIRLSEQTQAEIELDLGRDRVYRRTITRAEFEHRIAPLVEQTLTLCGQVLRDAQLTPADLEQAILVGGSTRMPLVRQRIAEFFGRPPYTALNPDEVVALGAAIQASILSGKQADMLLLDVTPLSLGIETMGGAMGKLIVRNTTIPCRTTEKFTTFVDGQTAIKINVLQGERELAADCRSLGEFVLDGLPPMAAGMPKVEVEFLLDANGILNVSAKELRSGQQAGIQIIPSHGLTRAEVDRIARESIQFAQRDIDAHRRIDLRNQVEFDTHKTEQMLARVGHLLAPEERARIEQDIAALRKLAQETSDLDELHRALTAFGHGTLHLAEIGIREALVKGDKEE, encoded by the coding sequence ATGAGCAACGACGAAATCATCGTCGGCATCGACCTCGGCACGACCTTCTCGCTGATCGCGTACGTCGATGCTGCCGGCCCACATATCATCCGCGATGAAAACGGCGACGGTCGGGTGCCATCGGTCATCGGCGTGACGCCGGGCGCCAATGGCGCGCCACCGCAGGTCACGATCGGCTGGACGGCCCGCGCCCACGCGATCGAGAACGCGCGCGCGACCGTCTATTCGGTCAAGCGCCTCATCGGCAAGGGGCTCGAAGACATTCGCCGCGACCTGCCCTACCTGAGCTACGCCGTCAGCGCCGGCCCGCGCGACACCGTGCAGATCGAAATCGACGGTCGAAGGTACACGCCGGAGGAAATCTCCGCGCTCATCCTGCGTGCCCTGAAGGAGCGGGCCGAGCGGCACCTGGGGCGGCCGGTGGAAAAGGCCGTGATCACCGTGCCGGCGTATTTCGACGATGCACAGCGGCAGGCGACGCGCGACGCCGGTCGCGCCGCCGGCCTCGAGGTGGTGCGGATCGTGAACGAGCCGACGGCCGCCGCGCTGGCCTACGGCATCGGCCTGCATCGGCCGCCGCCGCGCGCGCGGGCCGCGGCCTCACCGCCGGGGCACACCCCCCTGCCGATCCCGTCGTGCCCGACCGCGGACGCCGGGGGCGTAGCGGCGCACGCGGGCCAGACCGTGGCCGTCTACGATCTTGGCGGCGGGACGTTCGACATCTCGATCCTGCGGCTCGAAGACGGCGTGTTCCAGGTGCTGAGCACGGCCGGCGACACGCACCTCGGCGGCGACGACTTCGACCGCGCGATCATTAACCTCGTCACCGAGGAAGTACACGCGCAATACGGTGTCTCCATCACCGCACCCGCGACGAAACAGGCATTGCGCACGCTGGCCGAGGCCGTGAAGATCCGCCTGAGCGAGCAAACGCAGGCCGAAATCGAGTTGGATCTGGGACGCGACCGCGTGTATCGGCGGACAATCACGCGCGCCGAATTCGAGCACCGGATTGCGCCGCTGGTCGAACAGACGCTGACGCTCTGCGGCCAGGTGCTGCGCGACGCGCAGCTGACGCCTGCGGACCTGGAGCAGGCCATTCTGGTGGGCGGCTCGACCCGGATGCCGCTGGTGCGCCAGCGCATCGCCGAGTTCTTCGGCCGGCCACCGTACACGGCCCTGAATCCCGACGAGGTCGTCGCGCTGGGCGCGGCGATTCAGGCGTCGATCCTGAGCGGCAAACAGGCGGACATGCTGCTGCTCGATGTAACGCCGCTTTCGCTCGGCATCGAGACGATGGGCGGCGCGATGGGCAAGCTCATCGTGCGCAACACGACGATCCCGTGCCGGACGACGGAGAAGTTCACGACCTTCGTCGACGGCCAGACGGCGATCAAGATCAACGTCCTGCAAGGCGAGCGCGAGTTGGCGGCGGATTGCCGGTCGCTCGGCGAGTTCGTGCTGGACGGTCTGCCGCCGATGGCGGCCGGCATGCCGAAGGTCGAGGTCGAGTTCCTGCTCGACGCGAACGGCATTCTGAACGTGTCGGCGAAGGAGCTGCGCAGCGGGCAGCAGGCCGGCATTCAGATCATCCCGAGCCACGGGCTGACGCGCGCCGAAGTCGATCGCATCGCGCGGGAGAGCATCCAGTTCGCCCAGCGCGACATCGATGCCCATCGCCGGATCGACCTGCGCAACCAGGTCGAGTTCGACACGCACAAGACCGAGCAGATGCTGGCCAGAGTCGGGCATTTGCTGGCGCCGGAAGAGCGGGCGCGGATCGAGCAGGACATCGCCGCGCTACGCAAACTGGCGCAGGAGACCAGCGATCTGGACGAGCTGCATCGCGCGCTGACTGCGTTCGGCCACGGCACGCTGCACCTGGCGGAGATCGGCATCCGCGAGGCGCTGGTGAAAGGTGACAAAGAAGAGTGA
- the hscB gene encoding Fe-S protein assembly co-chaperone HscB, translating into MPTRMDNGERCTPAKCETCHGPMDSPAFCDNCHSLYPADGLNHFELLGFLPSFDIDAAALRQRYLQVSRGVHPDHHGRSTDSSVSLRLSAQLNEAHRILSDPVLRAEYLLELVGGTAASSDKSVLDGVLATTLMLREETAEAKAASDTAALDACRARARQHYDTTLAQIAALARQLPGDEGLRRRLRATLNSIKYYQKLLSEL; encoded by the coding sequence ATGCCGACACGGATGGATAATGGCGAGCGCTGTACGCCGGCTAAGTGCGAGACCTGCCATGGCCCGATGGACTCGCCCGCGTTCTGCGACAACTGCCACAGCCTCTATCCCGCCGACGGTCTGAATCATTTCGAGCTGCTCGGGTTCCTCCCCAGCTTCGACATCGACGCCGCCGCCTTGCGCCAACGCTACCTGCAGGTCTCGCGGGGCGTGCACCCGGACCACCACGGCCGCAGCACCGACTCCTCCGTCAGCCTGCGGCTCAGCGCACAGCTCAACGAGGCCCACCGCATCCTCTCCGACCCCGTGCTGCGGGCCGAGTACCTGCTCGAGCTCGTTGGCGGCACCGCGGCCAGCAGCGACAAGAGCGTCCTCGACGGCGTGCTCGCGACGACCCTGATGCTGCGCGAGGAAACCGCCGAGGCGAAGGCCGCCTCCGACACGGCCGCGCTCGATGCGTGTCGCGCCCGGGCCCGGCAACACTACGACACCACCCTGGCCCAGATCGCCGCGCTCGCCCGCCAACTGCCCGGCGACGAAGGCCTGCGCCGTCGGCTGCGGGCGACGCTCAACTCGATCAAGTACTACCAGAAGCTGCTGTCCGAGCTGTGA